A genomic stretch from Chaetodon auriga isolate fChaAug3 chromosome 17, fChaAug3.hap1, whole genome shotgun sequence includes:
- the LOC143335211 gene encoding pro-opiomelanocortin-like isoform X2 produces MRPVWLLVAVVVVGVTAGAVSQCLEHPTCQEVNSAKRSYSMEHFRWGKPVGRKRRPIKVYTSNSVEEEESAEVFPGEMRRRELASKVTAAEDEEKAQEVVEEEQEQLPDDVHEKKDSTYKMKHFRWSGPPASKRYGGFMKSWAERNQRPLLTLFKNVINKDGQEQK; encoded by the exons ATGCGTCCTGTGTGGTTATTggtggctgtggtggtggtgggcgTGACCGCaggagctgtcagtcagtgcttGGAACATCCCACCTGTCAGGAGGTCAActct gcCAAGCGCTCCTACTCCATGGAGCATTTCCGCTGGGGGAAGCCTGTCGGGCGAAAGCGCCGCCCGATCAAAGTCTACACCTCCAAcagcgtggaggaggaggagtcggCCGAGGTTTTCCCCGGAGAGATGAGGAGGCGAGAGCTTGCCAGCaaggtgacagcagcagaggatgaggagaaggcgcaggaggtggtggaagaggagcaggagcagctccCGGATGACGTCCATGAGAAGAAAGACAGCACCTACAAGATGAAGCACTTCCGCTGGAGCGGCCCGCCGGCCAGCAAACGCTACGGCGGCTTCATGAAGAGCTGGGCCGAGCGCAACCAGAGGCCGCTGCTCACGCTCTTCAAAAACGTCATCAACAAGGACGGACAGGAGCAGaagtga
- the LOC143335211 gene encoding pro-opiomelanocortin-like isoform X1 — translation MRPVWLLVAVVVVGVTAGAVSQCLEHPTCQEVNSECIQLCHSDLPVEMPAILGDAHLQPPPPSGPESLPPFSLLPSPSSPQAKRSYSMEHFRWGKPVGRKRRPIKVYTSNSVEEEESAEVFPGEMRRRELASKVTAAEDEEKAQEVVEEEQEQLPDDVHEKKDSTYKMKHFRWSGPPASKRYGGFMKSWAERNQRPLLTLFKNVINKDGQEQK, via the exons ATGCGTCCTGTGTGGTTATTggtggctgtggtggtggtgggcgTGACCGCaggagctgtcagtcagtgcttGGAACATCCCACCTGTCAGGAGGTCAActct GAGTGTATCCAGCTCTGTCACTCCGACCTCCCTGTCGAGATGCCCGCCATTCTGGGCGATGCCCACCtccaacctcctcctccatcaggcCCTGAGTCTCTGCCTCCCTTCTCTCTTTtaccctccccttcctctcctcaggcCAAGCGCTCCTACTCCATGGAGCATTTCCGCTGGGGGAAGCCTGTCGGGCGAAAGCGCCGCCCGATCAAAGTCTACACCTCCAAcagcgtggaggaggaggagtcggCCGAGGTTTTCCCCGGAGAGATGAGGAGGCGAGAGCTTGCCAGCaaggtgacagcagcagaggatgaggagaaggcgcaggaggtggtggaagaggagcaggagcagctccCGGATGACGTCCATGAGAAGAAAGACAGCACCTACAAGATGAAGCACTTCCGCTGGAGCGGCCCGCCGGCCAGCAAACGCTACGGCGGCTTCATGAAGAGCTGGGCCGAGCGCAACCAGAGGCCGCTGCTCACGCTCTTCAAAAACGTCATCAACAAGGACGGACAGGAGCAGaagtga